The Castanea sativa cultivar Marrone di Chiusa Pesio chromosome 11, ASM4071231v1 genome contains a region encoding:
- the LOC142615005 gene encoding putative phytol kinase 1, chloroplastic → MSLLVSTRPSLSFRLNFNLLRRPTNLPVSSASLTPKPPPLPTPPLHILRRAPYSSPCTPRAASTASTAYSILRDAGAAAAILAGAYALVSAFDFLTRRNLIEQSLSRKLVHILSGLFFMVSWPIFSTTTEARYFACLVPLVNCLRLVIHGLSLASDEGLIKSVTREGKPEELLRGPLYYVLILILCALIFWRESPVGVISLAMMCGGDGIADIIGRRFGFLKIPYNQQKSWAGSISMFIFGFLISIGMLQYYSVLGYLHLDWVQTVQKVALVSLVATAVESLPTTEVIDDNISVPLVSMAVAFSMFGY, encoded by the exons atGAGTCTCTTAGTTTCCACCagaccctctctctctttccgaTTAAATTTCAATCTCTTACGCCGCCCCACAAACCTCCCTGTCTCCTCTGCTTCACTCACTCCCAAACCGCCTCCTCTTCCAACCCCACCTCTCCATATCCTCCGTCGTGCGCCGTACTCTTCCCCGTGCACCCCACGCGCCGCCTCCACCGCCTCCACAGCATATTCCATCTTGCGCGACGCTGGAGCAGCCGCCGCCATACTCGCCGGCGCCTACGCACTCGTCTCCGCCTTCGACTTCCTCACCCGGCGAAACCTCATCGAacag AGCTTAAGCAGAAAGCTGGTTCATATATTGTCTGGGCTGTTTTTCATGGTTTCTTGGCCAATTTTCAG CACCACAACAGAGGCTCGGTACTTTGCTTGTTTAGTTCCTCTTGTGAACTGTCTGAGGCTTGTCATCCACGGCCTCTCATTGGCTTCTGATGAAGGGCTCATAAAATCTGTTACTCGAGAAGGAAAACCAGA GGAGTTGCTTAGAGGTCCTTTGTATTATGTTCTGATATTGATTTTATGTGCTCTTATCTTTTGGCGTGAGTCTCCGGTTGGAGTGATCTCGCTGGCAATGATGTGTGGTGGTGATG GTATCGCAGATATCATAGGTAGAAGATTTGGGTTCTTGAAGATTCCTTATAATCAGCAGAAAAGTTGGGCGGGTAGCATATCCATGTTTATTTTTGGATTCCTGATTTCCATTGG GATGCTGCAATACTATTCAGTTCTGGGATATTTACATTTGGATTGGGTCCAAACAGTGCAAAAGGTCGCTCTAGTTTCTTTGGTGGCAACTGCGGTGGAGTCTCTTCCAACAACGGAGGTAATAGATGACAACATATCTGTTCCTTTAGTAAGCATGGCAGTGGCATTTTCAATGTTTGGTTATTAG